A segment of the Carya illinoinensis cultivar Pawnee chromosome 1, C.illinoinensisPawnee_v1, whole genome shotgun sequence genome:
CATCAGACTGGCAAAAAAGTTTTCATTCCAAAGATCCCTTTTTTGCCCAGACCAGATGAAAATAGTGATTTTCCATTCAAGAGAACTCAATTTTCTATCAGATTAAGCTTTGCAATgagtataaataaatcacaagGACAAACGTtagattttgttggaatatatttaCCTTAGCCAGTTTTTTCACATGGACAGTTATATGTTGCTTTATCAAGAGTAAAGACTATTTCTGCCGTCAAAATTTTAATACGACCAATCTCAATGGAGCCACCAGAGAAtaattctataaaaaatattgtatatacaGAATTATTAACAATTGCAGCTTCCGATTGAAATTATACaggtaattaaatattaattttataatatatttttatctctaaaactaaattataaattcatttgtttatatatatttcattaatttgatgtttttatattacatttttactaattttattttttatatattacttttttattacaacACTTAcacattttttgttgttgtaattTGCACCTTTTCAAGATGCGGCCAATTTTCACATCAATTAAAGATATTTCTCCAGCCGTAAAAAActggaaaatcaaaatgatcGTCGCAGAAAAATTTCCCAAAAGAACTGGACAGCACTCACTagtcaaataccaaaatttgacATTAATCGATCAAGATGCATAATATCTATTTTTACAATTTGTCTTTTATTACACaaatttaactaaatattaaaatatttgtattttctattatttaaattttcctcatatttaattctattttattttcaaatttattttttttaaaccaattctttcaaaatcatttaaaaaaaattattataaaaaattcttacttaaattttttcatataatgcaGAGAAATCGGGTTCAAGCAACCATGTTTGGGACATATATCGATTCAAGAAAAAATTCTCCGCATATCTTTCAGTCGTATTATATCACAAATGCATTTGTCAAACCATTGGATCCTAAATTCAGAACAGAATCATACGAATTTCAATGGATTTTAAATTCCAAGACAATTATTGAAGAAGTACCAAACGATGAAATACATTTAGAGCTGCCAAAATTCAATTTCATCTCTATTGATCAATTAGATCCCTACAAAGACTCAATTGCAGAAATAGATAAActcttatttgttttaaattttttattgccAATTAATTAACagtttgtatatttttaatcaGATCTACTAGCAATTACAATTCAAATCAGGCCATTCAAAGAGATAACATTAACAAGTGGACCAATTACCATTCAAGAAATTTACGTCATAGATCAAAGGTAAGAAaatctattaatttttattttcaaaattctttttgaatttaacatttataaaatttttattaattgttttttttcatatgttaTAGTTTAAATCCAGTCAGCTTAACTATATGCGGACGCTTTGTGGAAGATGAATGTCAAAAAATTTCCgaaataattgaaagaaaacCAATCATCCTTGCAACAAAACTGAAAGTTCGGTCATATAATGGTatcttcaataatttttattgttaaatatttttataaataatatattttttaaataataatactcaATATTTATAATGTAGGTTTGTCCTTATCATCGCGGCCAACAAGTGTCTTCACAATTAATCCTGATCTTCCTGACGCAGAACAACTACAAAAATGGTGATTAATCtttaaacaatttttcataatttttttttattactttctaACTTTTACTTTccttccatatcaatttatttatgttcaAAATTCTTCATGTGCAtatattcaatatttaaattatttcttttttcatcttttttaagGGCAACAATTAATGATGCAATACTAGATAATATTATTGCAAAATCATTAACATCTCCGCCTGCATCATTATCATCAATTGGTCTAcgagaaataacaaaaaattgtgaTGTTGCTGCATTGATGAAAAGTTTACAACCAATGGAGGTAAAATGCTCTTCTTTACTaccaatttcaaattattaCTCATATATCTTATCTAACAAATTGTTTATTACATGTtacagaaagcaaaattctggattaaagcaaaaataaacATCATCAACTTtcaccaaatatttttttatatgtcttGCATCAATTGTAATAAAGGAACTGGACATGACCAGAATGAAAATTTCCTTTGTTACCACTGCAAACACCAAACTGTTGCTCAACCatggtatatatttttaaattttatcatctaataattcactctaaaaattttaaatatacttctttttatcaattttaacaaaaaatcatACTCTAATTATTTCTAGGTGTCGAGCATATGTTGAACTTGATGATAAGACAGGAAAGTTAGCTGCAGTGATGTTTGGCAAAATTGCTGAGGAAGCATTAGATTATTCTGCAGTTGATTTCATGAATCACAATGGAgaggtaaatttttttgtttatgtagTTTCTATAgctaacataaaaaaaaaaaaaaaaaaaaaaaaaaaaaaattacttttttatcatGATAAAatactaatcatttttttatttttatttttttatgaattaattatttacaaatttatttattctctaatttcattaaatttaaaacatataGGAGCATCTGCAATTTATTGAGAATGTTGCAGTACAAGTTACAGAAAAACAGTGGATGCTCCAACTTACTGCAGATCCAGAAATATTCAATCAGCAacaacataaaaattttaatgctCTCTCTATTGGCCCTGTCCAATTTGGCCCAAAACTACAATGATCATGcaacagaaaaacaaaatcttgtttatatttctatttttttgtttaaattttgtctgaacaaatttttgtatgaggtaacaaaaacaaacaattaaGCAAACGTGCACAGCACGTTCAGCCTCCcctagtgtgtatatatatattagtgtacTTTCAggcaaagaaattatattatttccTAATATAATTATTAGAGTACAAGTTTAAATAAATTTCAGTCGCATTCCACAATATCCAAACTGACAACATGGTTATTTTAGCAATGATCAATCGCTACAATCATGGTTTCGATAGTACCAATATCGGATGCACGATCGAACACAATCACGGCACACTTTTTCagattttctctctaaaacacGTGGATGGATCTCTTCTCTATGAAACACGTGGACATAATGActgttctctttctttttacaTTTCGTGCATTTTGATTTACTTTTCACATACATTATGGATGGGATGAGCCACCGTGACTTATGCTACCATATATACCATATTAGTGGCATTCAGCAtctggaaaaataaattataaatgcaTCAACACACAATTATAAGTTCTCACAAtccactataaaaaaaaataataatttataacggATTATATGTAACGATAATGACTATTTGTGATCTAAACAGACTCATTTTGACAGAAAATAATTAACCATAATTAAAcagttttcttgtagtgacccAATCTCATAAAGAACCATTCCATCAAATCTGATTAACgataattttgtcaaaatctAAGGAgcaatttgattattttcaaaAGTTTATTGAGCGACAAGTTCAAATGAAAGCATCACAAAGATCAATCATCAATCTGTGCCCGAATGAAGTATttaaccatttatttttatataagattaaataattaataaattaaccaAATAACTCATAAACAATCATTAACTTCATCATATTAATTCTAGTGTTGATCATATGCTATTTTCACATTATTAGTTCTAGTATTCTTAATTAAGCTATACCAAAGTTTCtaaattgaattttaaattttaattaagatAGATCATAAACATGATGTCTTGTTCCTTGTTCTACTTTAAATTAATGAATTCTTGAATGCCACTTGAAAAATACACGAGCTTGCACGCACAGTACTTCTAGTTTTGTTAGTTTGTCTGTCAAGGAAATATTTaactcacaaaaataaatttaaattgacatgatttaatATGTTAcgtttaatataaaattaattttattataatatagatataatatatcatataaacccatgttaatttatgaatttatttttatgaaatttctttcTAATTATAACATTTCTTTTGTAAAATTGAGTCGCCTGCCTAGTGATTTTACCTTTGGGTAGTTATGTAGGATGGTATATATATGGAACTAGAGGCCAGATTACATTTATTCAACCGGTGATTACATAATATTTGCATGCATTACTAGCTGCTTTTTATTCCACCTCTTACATATAAGTACCTTATCCATGCATGCTGGCGCATGGATTTACATTACATGATACGGCGAATAAGATCGctaatatttttggattagaACCCACCACCAATTCCCCCACCAGAACCACCGCCTCCTCCAAAGCCACCGCCACCGCCACCACCTCTtcctcctccacctccacctcctctTCCTCCCCCAAACCCTCCTCCAGAACCACCTCCAAAGCCGCCACCACcgcctcttcctcctccagAGCCACCACCACCCCCTCTTCCTCCTCCAAACCCTCCTCCAGAACCTCCAccacctcctcttcctcctccaaaTCCACCACCACCCCCTCTTCCTCCCCCAAAGCCGCCACCACCACCTTTTCCTCCTCCaaatccaccaccaccacctcttCCACTTCCAAAGCCTCCACCACCACCTCTTCCTCCTCCATATCCTCCACCGGAACCACCTCCAAAGCCACCTCCTCTGCCATCAGAAAACTCATCTTTCTCCAATTTCCGACATTCTGCAAGGCCTATCACCAACAGCACCAACATCACAACAAACACATGACCAAGGACGTACTTGGAAAGCTTCACCATCTTCTCCGGAAACCAAACGTCCGATAGAAGTACAAGAGAGAGAAAGGCTTGCTTGATGTTAGCAAATCGAGTAGCAGTGCCTTTTATAGAGGAGATCGAACATTCATGCATGCAGTTGAGGTGATGATCTCCTTGCTTAATTTCGCGTGCATGGCCGCTATTGTGGACTACTAATTAATTGCTCACTCAAGTGGTGCAAAATTCAACTGTGTCTGAATAAGGAATGATGAATAGGTGGCGACCTCATAATGGCATACACAGCTCCCAACTAATTCGAAAATGTTAGTGCATGCCCCACCCTTACTgagtattaatatttaatattccaACCTGGCCTCGTTTTgtccattttgtttttttacacATAATCAAGAGATAATCAAAGAATAATAGAACATGTTGTTGTGAATCaattgaaaagagagaagaaaagtcaagagagagaatgagagagaggttTTTGTTATTTCCATAATTTGACATATAAATATActcatatctatatatatatagagttacaaaaatcttaattgatggctaagaGCTGGTCAACAATGATGACTAAATGTGATCATATAATACAAgttggtttataacacttcccttTAGATGattatatttaaagaatatgtctcgttaaaatcTTGCAAAAGAAAAACCATGTGGGAATAAACTAatggcgaaagaaaaagagtataatattcatgtgtaccacCAAATGTTTTaggattgtctcattaaaaccttacaaaggaaaatccagtgggataaaaatttagcgaaggaaaaatagTACAATCAACACAAGTCTTCAATACATTACTcctcctgaaaagtgcatgataataggttttcaagtctccgcatttcaatgttctgcataatccttttaaatattgcagttggtaatgctttagtgaataaatttgccaaattatcacttgaccgtatctgcttgacatAAATTccactgagataaggtactttaggaccaagaatttcttcatcgtcttcacaaagACGAAGTGGATTTTTCTGCTCATCGAATGATCGAGCAACCATTGGAATATTCAAGAgatgagttttgtccatataaaagtgcttcaagactttatagtgaaattcaCCATATTGACTTAAGatcattaaattcactactttTCTGGaattgtactcttctggagttatTGTAAATAActtagttagtggagaattcatcaaaattaagtcactaatctcatttttcaataaaaacggtggccatcTTTTTAGACCAGAGAAGCACCGCAGGCTTTTTCAGCTCTTATGTAGCTGTCAAGCGCCGCAGAACTATGATGCTATATATCTTGTCTCTTATAGATAGATACTTTACGAGAGATGCTGTGAAATAATAGAGAtgttttgtcataattttctctataaaagagatatttagctcattttcattcgcatctcatcttcttcacttttttgtaattatattgCATTCTTACTttacaatctctttctgcattcttactctgcaatggctcaatAATCTTCTCATGGCTagtatatgaggtattctgcacctcgtttaCCAGTTGTTTCTACTTCTACCGTAGGTGCTACAATGCAATACAATAACGATCTGATTAATAAGTCaaataatgaagctatctatgagcttgtgagtttttgtacccgatactcatcaaacattatctcattttctcagcgactacaatctaaAACTTGTGGGGTtaacaaactccacgagaatatttctatctttcagcgacttcttatggaatccaacatgaagatatgaGCAATAAgtaagagaataagaatttaaaatccttgtttaaattttcttttcgattgcctactcctttatATAAAGATGttatgcagattcttgaaaaacaagagcgtttaaaaaatgaggcgaagagccttaaatttttataattttgtttcgagataataaaataatatttcacaaatattcatatttgtatttctatcttctggtagatgttctgtgtgctccattttatttctcttttaataatgcacacttcttagaaaatcgtaatatgaatctgaaatactaattgcatttaagagatggtatttcagaactaataatttcattcatttccACTTTGAAGCCGCAaaagtttcagatttatattttaaatatgtgcagttttcatgagctcttctgaaacttcaatgacatttaaatcatctatataaacttcaatagatactgaaaatatatgaaaatagctTGTTTCACATGCGTTTGggttgttttagatcatataaggatttttgaaacttaatagaatacatatttatgGATGTATTCAGAGTAAAAGGTTCagacattttatatcctttaaggattttcatatatatgtcatgatccaatgatccatataaatatatgcaGTTAATTATGCATATCCAAattctaagtaactttcaagctaataaaaacctcaatataatttcaaccattttaaaagcatatcaatattctTTTGCGAGAAACCGActcatgatttatatatcacattttcatattagaagattcaggcattttatatcatttatataaatattcactga
Coding sequences within it:
- the LOC122317928 gene encoding glycine-rich cell wall structural protein-like; this encodes MVKLSKYVLGHVFVVMLVLLVIGLAECRKLEKDEFSDGRGGGFGGGSGGGYGGGRGGGGGFGSGRGGGGGFGGGKGGGGGFGGGRGGGGGFGGGRGGGGGSGGGFGGGRGGGGGSGGGRGGGGGFGGGSGGGFGGGRGGGGGGGRGGGGGGGFGGGGGSGGGIGGGF